A stretch of Candidatus Lokiarchaeota archaeon DNA encodes these proteins:
- a CDS encoding PAS domain S-box protein, with protein MSNLYGGSDHMKVLHVDDDRDILWLAKKYLEKEDDRLEIETAESAEEALELLNQKDFDLVISDYAMPNINGLEFLQKLREKSDIPFILFTGKGREEVAMKALNLGADRYLRKSHDVETQYKMLAEDVVQLVHLHQAEEDLKRSQERLELALKGARAGLWDWFLDTGKCVYNEQYAKMLGYSLDELQPSIKETWRNLCHPDDAEKSDRVFHEHLAGERDIYECELRMKHKNGQWIWVRDRGQVVEWDDEGNPIRISGTHVDITDKKKAENALRRKTEEQDLLLNSSPTQIWYLKDINTYGAVNEAHARFVGVPKEQLEYSKLDDFLSDKEAEICKIGNRRVFQSGKQIHTEEWLRNSKGEKRLIAITKTPKLDSEGKVKYVVCSGHDITERKRARDSLRRSKEKYRTIVSSMQDSIFVYDDNNVHVDYYVSDKSQLVAPPDEFMGKAIDDILPIEVANEYIECMNRVRETGEVETFDYPLRIDGKVRWFSSRISQHENGEDIISVVREITERKNAENKLQFQSHILNSIDDTVITVDLSGKITYVNKAFANLVAMSPNELIGKPVEVFVGRTGMQGIQQNILETALSQGKWEGEVLNYDNKGRKHLLRSRIQILRDDVGNPLGLVATSTEVPEHQQERKRRQLLHQLLSHEVANKSQIIQSSLELLESGNIDNKQRIFLNKAKQAVEEVGRVIDMIRELRDMKTEELQAIPINSLVKGVTKRKQALAQEKQITIETQFPKNNLKVRGGLLLEPLLS; from the coding sequence ATGTCTAATCTGTACGGGGGAAGTGACCACATGAAGGTCTTACATGTAGACGATGACAGAGACATCCTTTGGCTTGCAAAGAAATACTTGGAAAAAGAGGATGATCGTCTAGAAATCGAAACTGCAGAATCGGCAGAAGAGGCTTTGGAACTTCTCAATCAGAAAGACTTTGATTTGGTCATATCTGACTATGCTATGCCCAACATAAATGGGCTGGAATTTCTGCAGAAACTGCGCGAAAAATCAGATATCCCATTTATTCTCTTTACAGGCAAAGGCCGCGAAGAAGTTGCCATGAAAGCACTGAATCTTGGAGCTGACCGTTATCTGCGTAAGAGCCATGATGTGGAAACACAATACAAGATGCTTGCGGAAGACGTAGTTCAACTGGTACATCTTCATCAAGCAGAAGAAGATTTGAAGCGAAGTCAAGAAAGACTCGAATTAGCGCTCAAGGGAGCACGGGCGGGGTTATGGGACTGGTTTTTGGATACGGGAAAATGTGTGTATAATGAACAATATGCAAAAATGCTTGGATATTCCCTTGATGAACTGCAACCCAGCATCAAAGAAACATGGAGAAATCTTTGTCATCCTGACGACGCGGAAAAATCAGATAGAGTATTTCATGAGCATCTAGCTGGAGAGAGAGATATCTATGAATGCGAACTTCGGATGAAACACAAGAATGGTCAATGGATTTGGGTAAGAGACAGGGGGCAAGTTGTTGAGTGGGATGATGAAGGCAACCCAATCAGGATTTCAGGCACGCATGTGGACATCACTGATAAGAAGAAGGCCGAGAATGCACTTAGACGAAAAACAGAGGAACAAGATTTGCTTCTGAACAGCAGCCCGACTCAAATCTGGTACCTCAAAGACATCAACACATATGGGGCCGTCAACGAGGCCCATGCTCGTTTTGTCGGAGTACCCAAAGAACAGCTTGAATATAGCAAACTAGATGATTTCCTTTCAGATAAAGAAGCCGAGATATGCAAGATTGGAAATCGGAGAGTTTTCCAAAGCGGAAAGCAGATACACACAGAAGAGTGGCTCCGTAACAGCAAGGGTGAGAAACGTCTAATTGCAATAACGAAAACGCCGAAGCTCGATTCGGAGGGCAAAGTCAAATACGTTGTTTGTTCGGGGCACGATATTACCGAACGAAAACGTGCAAGAGACAGTCTTAGAAGAAGCAAAGAAAAATACCGCACCATTGTATCTTCCATGCAAGATAGTATCTTCGTCTATGATGACAATAACGTTCACGTAGACTATTACGTTTCAGACAAATCTCAGCTTGTTGCACCTCCGGACGAATTCATGGGCAAGGCGATCGATGATATCCTTCCCATTGAGGTTGCCAACGAGTATATCGAATGTATGAACCGAGTTAGAGAAACTGGTGAGGTAGAGACCTTCGATTATCCCCTTAGAATCGATGGGAAAGTGCGGTGGTTTTCTTCCCGAATCAGCCAGCACGAAAATGGGGAAGATATAATTTCGGTTGTAAGGGAGATTACAGAGCGAAAGAATGCAGAGAATAAACTACAATTTCAAAGCCACATCCTGAATTCCATAGATGATACGGTCATCACAGTAGATCTTTCAGGAAAGATTACCTATGTGAATAAAGCATTCGCAAATTTGGTTGCGATGTCACCTAACGAACTGATTGGAAAGCCTGTAGAGGTTTTTGTGGGCAGAACCGGAATGCAGGGAATACAGCAGAACATCTTGGAAACTGCATTAAGTCAGGGCAAATGGGAAGGGGAAGTGTTAAACTACGACAACAAAGGAAGAAAGCACTTACTGAGAAGCCGTATTCAAATACTACGTGATGACGTTGGAAACCCGTTGGGCCTAGTAGCAACATCAACAGAAGTCCCGGAACATCAGCAAGAAAGAAAACGAAGGCAGCTTCTTCATCAATTATTGAGTCACGAAGTAGCGAACAAGAGCCAGATAATCCAATCGAGCTTGGAACTCCTAGAATCCGGCAACATCGACAACAAACAACGAATCTTCCTAAACAAAGCAAAACAAGCTGTAGAAGAGGTGGGGAGAGTCATAGACATGATTCGCGAACTTCGAGACATGAAAACCGAAGAATTGCAAGCTATACCTATCAACTCATTGGTTAAAGGCGTGACCAAACGCAAACAGGCGCTTGCTCAGGAAAAACAAATCACGATTGAAACTCAATTCCCCAAGAATAACCTAAAAGTTAGAGGTGGGCTGCTACTTGAGCCGTTGTTGAGC
- a CDS encoding dihydrodipicolinate synthase family protein, protein MYIIKIIGGLNTLQTKRIEEALHGVAFTTATPFSTNLERIHTDAINGNLEYLIDRGAKLLLPCGNTGEFYSLSQKEWFEVVETTLNTAEGEAVVMPGVGGSITTAKEQAEYAAESGADAVMIMYPQHVFKSEEGMLNYIREIAKAAAPIGVVLYKKGPLMTDDVLEKLAGRDNIVGVKYAYGRIVDFSRTVFRHGNSFIWSCGTAERFAPFYFYAGATGFTTGLGNFAPRISLALYDALAGNDSKKTMNIVEKITPFENFRESRGKANNVPAVKAAMDHFGLQGGDCRPPIHCLNKKEKKRIGEIVSAWDI, encoded by the coding sequence TTGTACATAATCAAAATAATTGGCGGCCTGAATACTTTGCAGACAAAAAGGATAGAAGAAGCATTGCACGGGGTAGCCTTCACAACGGCAACACCATTCTCAACAAACCTGGAACGCATACATACCGATGCAATTAATGGCAACCTTGAATACCTCATAGATAGGGGAGCTAAACTCCTTCTGCCATGTGGCAACACAGGTGAATTCTACTCGCTTTCACAGAAAGAATGGTTTGAAGTTGTGGAGACAACACTGAATACGGCTGAAGGCGAAGCGGTAGTGATGCCAGGCGTAGGAGGTTCCATCACCACAGCAAAGGAACAAGCTGAGTATGCAGCAGAAAGTGGTGCTGATGCAGTTATGATCATGTACCCTCAACATGTTTTCAAGTCAGAGGAGGGAATGCTGAACTACATTCGTGAAATTGCAAAGGCAGCCGCTCCAATCGGCGTGGTCCTCTACAAGAAAGGCCCCTTGATGACTGATGATGTTCTTGAGAAACTTGCAGGCAGAGACAACATAGTTGGAGTCAAATACGCTTATGGACGGATTGTTGATTTCTCGCGAACTGTTTTCAGGCATGGTAATTCATTCATATGGTCATGTGGAACCGCCGAGAGATTTGCGCCCTTCTATTTCTATGCCGGAGCCACTGGATTTACTACAGGGCTGGGCAATTTCGCTCCAAGAATTTCACTTGCTCTTTACGATGCTCTGGCGGGTAACGACTCCAAGAAGACCATGAACATTGTCGAAAAAATAACCCCATTCGAGAATTTTAGGGAAAGCAGAGGGAAAGCCAACAATGTTCCTGCGGTAAAGGCGGCAATGGATCATTTTGGCCTCCAAGGTGGGGATTGTAGACCACCTATTCACTGTTTAAACAAGAAAGAAAAGAAGCGGATTGGAGAAATCGTCTCTGCGTGGGATATCTAA
- a CDS encoding amidohydrolase family protein codes for MKALVNGTVLCPVNGQIENATVLFEKGKILEVGADVDVPDSADVVDVKGKYILPGFVEAHAHQGLFDGSIGWAGADGNEATDPVTPEVRGIDSFNPDEPSIAEVPKGGVTCVNTGPGSANVVSGEAFVFKPTGDAVVDDMVIMAPSGLKIATGENPKGAHGKQHDRMPSTRMGVAALLRKTFTEARNYMDEWKAYGEKRKEAKEKGEALPKPPNRDLGKETLVKVLKREIPLHAHAHRADDIATVVRVAKEFNLRVMIIHCTEGHKIADFLAENDVPAVVGPTMFWVSKPETRERGFETAVKLNEAGVKVALQTDSLTPMNFFPLLPMHVIKKGMSREDALRCVTMNPAEMLGIDDRVGSLEAGKDADMVVWSGHPFEFYNEVEKVFINGEEMELESD; via the coding sequence TTGAAGGCTTTGGTTAATGGTACGGTTCTATGTCCTGTGAACGGACAGATAGAGAACGCTACAGTTTTGTTTGAAAAAGGTAAGATCCTCGAAGTTGGTGCAGATGTAGATGTACCGGATAGTGCAGATGTTGTTGATGTCAAAGGGAAATACATCCTACCCGGCTTTGTTGAAGCTCACGCCCATCAGGGTCTCTTCGATGGCAGTATTGGGTGGGCTGGAGCGGATGGAAACGAAGCAACTGATCCCGTAACACCTGAAGTGCGTGGTATCGATTCTTTCAACCCCGATGAACCTAGTATAGCTGAAGTTCCGAAAGGTGGTGTGACCTGCGTGAACACTGGCCCAGGATCGGCCAATGTTGTATCTGGCGAGGCTTTTGTGTTCAAACCTACTGGTGACGCTGTTGTTGATGATATGGTCATTATGGCTCCATCAGGCTTGAAGATTGCTACAGGTGAGAATCCAAAGGGAGCCCATGGCAAACAGCATGACCGAATGCCTTCAACACGAATGGGGGTAGCTGCGTTGCTTCGAAAAACATTTACTGAGGCACGCAATTACATGGATGAATGGAAAGCGTACGGCGAGAAAAGGAAAGAAGCTAAGGAGAAAGGAGAAGCTCTGCCAAAACCCCCTAATCGTGATTTGGGCAAAGAGACCCTCGTCAAGGTACTAAAACGAGAGATTCCGTTACATGCGCATGCACATAGAGCAGATGATATCGCTACGGTGGTGCGTGTGGCCAAAGAATTCAATCTCAGAGTTATGATTATTCATTGTACTGAAGGCCACAAAATAGCGGATTTCCTTGCCGAAAATGATGTTCCTGCTGTAGTAGGCCCGACAATGTTCTGGGTGAGTAAGCCCGAAACAAGAGAACGAGGTTTTGAGACGGCGGTGAAGCTGAACGAAGCAGGAGTCAAAGTAGCTTTGCAAACGGACTCACTTACTCCCATGAATTTCTTCCCACTACTACCAATGCATGTCATAAAGAAAGGCATGAGTAGAGAGGACGCACTTCGTTGTGTGACTATGAATCCGGCAGAGATGCTTGGTATTGATGATCGTGTAGGATCACTCGAAGCTGGGAAGGATGCTGACATGGTTGTGTGGTCTGGTCATCCCTTTGAATTCTATAATGAAGTCGAAAAGGTTTTCATCAACGGTGAGGAAATGGAGCTGGAAAGCGACTGA
- a CDS encoding radical SAM protein, with protein MMASIAQRMISKNLSKVKFEFGEINWDTLRTDEFGVYVHVPFCTRLCAFCPFYKVLYDEDLKDSYLDALKKEIESRPLDGKMRWLYMGGGTPNLLSVDEIGSILSVISDRVELQDIGMEGNPNRFTGDYIRKLSRLGFGKISTGVESLSAEALKRVNREKTSPSLVRRIVETANEEDIKTNVDLMTGLPGQSVESFLRDVDILGRIGPSQITIYPFLAIPGVRIEPSLSSERMFAVIEESGQILEEYGYKRDSIWIFAQTSEIYDSSGDELVNDYLGFGPAAFNTIGQTQAVNPPLELYLDMIKEDSHLALTKQVDKASENWRKLAHELYGLSVDEKVVTELPFGARFMYRILNLTGNVHDGKVTKKGLRFVHGVTKSVVESLPFPIGNKAAIENVSEFMTALENSGTITQ; from the coding sequence ATGATGGCCTCAATAGCTCAACGGATGATTTCAAAGAACCTTTCGAAGGTCAAATTTGAATTCGGGGAAATTAACTGGGATACTCTTCGAACAGATGAATTTGGAGTGTATGTACATGTACCGTTTTGCACCAGACTCTGCGCGTTTTGCCCCTTTTACAAAGTGCTCTATGACGAAGACCTAAAGGATTCATACCTGGACGCTCTAAAGAAGGAGATAGAGTCACGACCCCTAGATGGAAAAATGAGATGGCTGTATATGGGTGGCGGCACACCAAATCTACTGAGTGTGGATGAAATCGGTAGCATTCTGTCGGTCATTTCCGATCGCGTTGAACTACAAGATATTGGCATGGAGGGAAATCCCAACAGATTTACTGGTGATTACATTCGAAAACTAAGTAGGCTTGGTTTTGGAAAAATCAGTACTGGTGTTGAATCTCTTAGTGCTGAAGCGCTAAAACGAGTGAATCGTGAGAAAACCAGTCCATCGCTGGTTCGGAGAATTGTTGAAACTGCAAACGAAGAAGATATCAAAACCAATGTCGACTTAATGACAGGTCTACCGGGTCAATCGGTGGAAAGCTTCCTTAGGGATGTCGATATTCTTGGAAGAATTGGCCCGAGTCAAATCACTATCTACCCATTTTTGGCAATACCCGGTGTCAGGATTGAACCATCTTTGTCATCAGAGCGTATGTTTGCGGTAATCGAGGAGTCTGGGCAGATTTTGGAAGAATACGGCTATAAGAGAGACAGCATCTGGATTTTCGCTCAGACTAGTGAAATCTATGATTCTTCAGGTGATGAGCTAGTAAATGACTATCTGGGTTTTGGTCCTGCCGCATTCAATACAATTGGTCAAACGCAAGCTGTGAATCCGCCACTGGAGCTCTACCTTGACATGATAAAGGAAGATAGCCACCTAGCTCTTACCAAGCAAGTTGACAAAGCCTCTGAGAACTGGAGGAAACTGGCTCATGAACTTTATGGGTTGAGTGTTGATGAGAAAGTTGTAACAGAGCTGCCTTTTGGTGCAAGATTCATGTACCGCATTTTGAATTTGACAGGAAATGTACACGATGGCAAAGTGACGAAGAAAGGATTGAGATTTGTGCATGGGGTTACCAAATCGGTTGTTGAAAGCCTACCGTTTCCTATAGGGAATAAAGCTGCAATTGAGAATGTGTCTGAATTCATGACAGCTTTGGAAAACAGCGGTACAATTACTCAATAA
- a CDS encoding GTP-binding protein: protein MNQRVVKVAMVGAGGTGKTTIASRLVTGKFVETMMTAGLGIETWSLLDQECNGEIKATIFDLGGQEQFRFFQSSLLKGTQVVLLVVDLTRFRTLIEIDEWIDLIPHVSPDMWVLVANKLDAVDKSLSEQDIAEKAHTLDIPYILLSAKTGENFDRLIEILTNLLQSSL, encoded by the coding sequence TTGAATCAACGTGTGGTAAAGGTTGCAATGGTTGGCGCAGGAGGCACGGGAAAAACCACGATTGCCTCAAGGCTGGTTACTGGCAAATTCGTAGAAACCATGATGACTGCAGGTCTCGGCATCGAAACCTGGTCTCTTCTAGACCAAGAATGCAATGGAGAGATTAAAGCTACAATATTTGATCTTGGGGGACAGGAGCAGTTTCGGTTCTTTCAGTCATCTCTACTAAAAGGCACACAGGTGGTTCTTCTTGTTGTAGATCTCACGAGATTTCGAACCCTTATCGAAATTGATGAATGGATTGACCTTATCCCACACGTTTCACCGGACATGTGGGTATTGGTCGCAAATAAGTTGGATGCGGTTGATAAATCACTCTCCGAGCAGGACATCGCAGAAAAGGCTCATACCCTAGATATTCCATATATCCTGCTGAGCGCAAAAACCGGGGAGAATTTTGATAGACTCATAGAAATACTGACAAATCTTTTGCAATCTTCATTGTGA